Genomic segment of Thermodesulfobacteriota bacterium:
GTAGTTTTTCCAACACAACTTTACTAAAAACCGCCGAGCTATATTCTCAGTCTTTACGGTATGTTCGAATGACTTTATGTCCATGACACCATTATATTATGGTGCCAAATCTTTTACAATCACCTAATAAAAACTCCAACGATTAATAAAAAAGGGATTGTTTTATATATCAAGTTTCCCTGCTTCCAATAAGTCTATTGTGCCTGACCCATCATCAAAAAATTATATCATTTTCGACAGCCTTGCGCTACCAAAAGAATTCCTTCGTCCATATCAACTCCTGCTCCCCTCCCCTTCACCGTTGATTATCTCCTAACTATTTGTATTTTTTATTCTACTGTTTCTCGCGATCGAACTCATGGACCGGTACGGTCGGGGTTTCGGCGCTGACACTTATGCGCGCTGTATGGTCAGCCTTCCAGCCCACAGGACAGGCTGAGATACACGCGTTGCACATGGATGGGCCGCCCTGGTACTGCAGGACCATCCACAGAGTCCATAACTTCGGCCCAAAAAGGACCTTGTCTCGCTTATCAGGGTCTTTTTCTTTCATAGCCTCCCGAATGAGTCTGATGATACCAAGAAGCCCAAACCGGCCATAACCCTGGAGACACTTGTTGACGTCCATACCATCTGAAGAAAGGGCATACTCGGGACATTTCTCGATGCAAATATTGCAGTCTCTCCCGGGACAGACCTCTCCTGACACCATGGGGTCGGCAGCAAGTTCGGCGGTGGTGATGACTGACATTAACCAGACTCGAGGGCCAAACCGGGGAGTAATTAAGAGGCGATTGAGGCCTATTTGACCAAGACCGGCCAGTTCGGCGGCATGCCTGTGTGAGAAGTCGGCAAAGACGAGCCTGCCGACCGGTCCGCTGTCCTGAGGCGCGGTAGAGGGAAAGTTTATGGTTGGGTATCCTTTGTCTTCAAGGAAACGACACATTTCGTATCCGATATCCTGGTAATGCAGGCGAAGTTGGCTGTAGCGCAGGATGTAAACCCTAGGGTTGGGTGACAGAAAAGTCGAGTCAAGCATCCGGCCAGCCATGACGATGACGCTTCTGGCTCCGGGTAAAAGCTCCTCAGGCCGGTGGCCGGCCGGAGCCTCGGCGAACCTCTCGACACTGGCGACACCGACCAGATCCGTGCCTAATTGTTGTAATGCAAACTCCTTTATCTCACGCGTAAGCCCGTGGTCAATCATATTCAACCTCCTTTTAGGGTTTAAACCGAATATAGTCACCTTCAAAGACATGCACTTTATTAAACCGAACAGTCATCTCTCTTAGACTCTCCATCAACTTACTTTTTGACCACTGCCCTACTAAGTATCCCCTCAAGTACATTAATTTTCTCTTGTTAATTAAGTATTGTGTCCCCAGAATTATATCAATACCCTGCGGCAGAATTCGCAGGGTATCCACAATTAGAAATGTACTTATATCCCTGGCAATAAAGTTTGTTTCAGTTCAAATGTTAATAGTATTTTTTTCAGGAATTATTTCATCTAAAACATTTTTTAAGGAATCCCAAATTAGATCATAAATAATTCCATATGATTTTTGAGATGAACCATACCTGCTAGCACCATTTTCTGAGTTATCTTTATGCCAGAAATCGCACTCAAAATAATCCGATACATTTTCATGAGAAAATAACTTTAGAAACATATCTCCAGTAATATTTTTTGCAGCCCAAAGTGTAGGTAATAACTTTGCAAATACTTTATTTAGTACAAAAATACCTGGAGTTTTTAATATTAAATAATCTTTTGGAGTCACAAACGCTTCTGGACAAAGGGTTTTTATCGCACTCCACATATTCATCAGTCCTTTGGCAGCTTGTTTTTCATCTCTTAAATAGCTTTTGTAAACATCCACTAAAGGTTTTAAAGAACTAGTAGCAGAAACTTGATTTAATGGCATTGACCCTTTTTCACCGGGGCGTTTTATTAAATGATATAAAGGGGATTCGGGGGTATCAGCTAGATAATCTATAATTCTTACAGCATCGCTTTTCCACATATCAATTGGGAGGTCTTGAGTTGCAATATTTTCTCTACCCTCTTTCTGCTCAAGTATCAAAAAAATACGTTCTGCTAAATCAGTTTTTACTCCTTTTTGCATTTTGTTAATGATTAAAAACTGTTTTGCTTCAAACTCTTTTTCAGAATTCATTAAAGCTATGGGGATATCGATTTCCCGAATCATAGGAAACTCATCCGCTAACTCTTTCATTCCCTCAAACCTATGTTGGCCATCAACAATCCACCAATTTAAATTATCAGGGACATTTAAATACCCGTCTTCTTCTGAGATGTTATTTTCACGAATATTAACAAATAAATTAACTGGAGAAGTACCGCCTTTTCTCATGAAGTGTCCAAATTTCCTTGCTCTATTTTTTTGTGCTTCTCTTTGGTACCCTTCAGGATTTTTAGGTGATTGCTGATCGACTATAGCTTTACCTAAGATTTCTTTAAATTTAACTTTACACAACCAAAATTTTGTTCCTCCCTGATCAAATGCTAAACATGGAATTTTCATTTCCTACCTCCTAAAAGTTATTTAGCTACAATGTAGTTTAAATAATTATAAGTTTACAAGATCTAAATGTCAAGATCTTTTTTAATAGATCTTAAATATTTGATCTTTGTTTTAAGATCTATAAAAATAGCCGCTATTTTGCTTAACGTATTGCCAATCCTATCTATGAAATTCAACTATTATTGTTGAAACAATACCGAAAATGGTATTTGGCAATGACCTGAAAAGATTTGACCCCCCTCTATGATTCTGTTAGACTTCAAACTTGATGGCTTCGTAAAGAGTCCATCAAATTAGAATACCGATATGATGGGTTTATTGTTTATAGTAAACATATTATGAGTTCAGACAAATTAATAATAATCGGCGGCGGGCTGGCAGGCTGCGAGGCTGCATGGCAGGCAGCAAAGAGAGGGGTTGATGTAATCCTTTATGAAATGAAACCAAAAGTCTTTTCCCCTGCCCATGTCTCCGAAGATTTGGGTGAGCTTGTATGCAGTAATTCCCTTCGCTCAAGCTCCCTTGAAAATGCCTCCGGGCTTCTTAAAGAAGAGATGCGGAGGATGGATTCTCTCATTATCAGGGCTGCCGATGAAACCAGTGTCCCGGCTGGAAGTGCCCTAGCTGTAGACAGACAGGGGTTTTCAAGGTTTATCACCCAGGTCTTGGAAAAAATGGATAATGTTGAGGTTATTCGTGAAGAAGTTTTTAAAATCCCGGAGGATATCCTTGTAATTATTGCAACAGGTCCCCTTACATCTGAAACCCTTGGAGATGAGATAAAAAAGCTGACGGGGGAGGATTGCCTGTATTTTTATGACGCCATAGCCCCCATAGTTGAGGCAGATTCTATAAACTTCGATATCGTTTACAGAAGCTCCAGATACGGGAAGGGCGGAGATGACTATATAAACTGCCCAATGACAAAAGAGGAATACTATAAATTCATCGATGCCCTGATGGAAGCGGAGAAGGTTCCCACCAGAGATTTTGAAAAGATGGTTCCTTTTGAAGGGTGCATGCCCATAGAGCAGGCTATGGAGAGGGGGAAAGATACATTGCTCTTCGGACCAATGAAACCGGTTGGTTTGATAAACCCCGGAACCGGTGAGATACCCTATGCCGTGGTACAGCTAAGGCAGGATAACAGTTACGGAACCCTTTATAATATGGTGGGATTTCAGACAAAGCTTAAGTGGAATGAACAAAAGAGGATATTCCGTATGATACCCGGGCTGGAACAGGCAGAATTTGCACGGTTAGGGAGCCTTCATCGTAATACCTTCATCAATTCCAGAAAGTTACTGACTGCTTCTCTTCAATTAAAAAAGAAACCATCAGTGTTTTTTGCCGGTCAGATCACAGGCGTAGAGGGATATGTAGAGTCTTCTGCTATGGGGCTGCTGGCTGGAATCAATGCCAGTCGATTGATTTGTAAACTCCCATTAATCTCCCCTCCCCTGACCACAACTATGGGTGCACTTGTAAACTATATCACCGAAACAAGTGACAGAGATTTTCAACCGATGAATATCAACTTTGGACTGTTACCGCCTCTTGGAGAAAAGGTAAAGAAGGGGTTGAGAAGAGGGATGATAGCAGAAAGAGCCCTTGCTGATCTGGAGGAATGGAAAAGGGATCTGGAAAAATAAAACAGGCTGTTGCCCAAGGAACTCTTTTTTGGACAACAGCCTGTTTCAGGGTATAGATTCAAATTAGTTAAACATCAGGAGATGCCCTTCATAGCCTTCATTTCAGCAACCGTTTTTGCAACACTTTCCGCAGACTTCTTAACTGCTGCCTTTTCTTCATCACTTAATGAAAGCTCGACAATCTTCTCGATGCCGTTGGCACCAAGAATGGTGGGAACGCCGAAGCAGATGTCCTTCAGCCCATATTCGCCCTCCAGGTATGCACAGCTCGGAATCAGCCTTCTTTTGTCTTTCAGGATGGCTTCGGCCATGGTGACGGCGCCAAGAGACGGTGCATAGAAGGCGCTTCCGGTCTTAAGAAGCGCTACGATTTCCCCACCTCCTTTCTTCGTCCTGTCCACAAGTTTGTCGATCTTTTCTTTGGAAAGGAATTCGGTTATCGGGATGCCATTGATTGTAGAATATCTCGGAAGGGGAACCATATCATCGCCATGGCCGCCCAACAGCATGACTCTGATATCTTCTACGGAAATGTTCAACTCCATGCCGATGAAACTCTGAAAACGGGTGCAGTCGAGAGCGCCTGCCTGTCCCATGACCCTATTCTTCGGGAACTTGCTGGTTTTCAGAGCAAGGTAGGTCATTGTGTCCAGGGGATTGCTCACGACGATAATGATACAATTCGGTGAGTATTTGGCAACGTTCTCTGTCACCGAGCCAATGATGTCCGCGTTGATTTTCAGCAAATCCTCCCTGCTCATGCCGGGCTTCCGGGCAATACCCGATGTGATGATAACCACATCAGAATTTTTTGTCTCTTCATAACCGTTCGTTCCGATGATATTCGCGTCAAATCCTTCCATCGGGGCGGCTTCCATGAGATCCAAAGCCTTTCCCTGGGGCATCCCTTCAACAATGTCCACAAGAACGATGTCGCCCAACTCCTTGATGGCTGCCCAATGTGCAGCCGTTGCACCCACATTACCAGCTCCTACAATAGTTATTTTCTTCCTTGCCATTTTGTTAATCCTCCTTTAACAGGTTTAACTTGATAATTCCCTGTAATTTGCTACAAGGTCTCCTTGTGTCATTCTCTGGCTTGACCAGAGAATCCAGTTTCTTTGTTTCTGAATTCCCCGATCAAGTCGGGGAATGACGATATGCTCTGTATAATTTTTTGGATACCCCGCAGCTTGCTGCGGGGAGGTTCATTTAGATCGTAAGTTTTAAAAAGATATTTTTTAAAGCCTTAAAAATTGCTTTTGCTCCTACATATTTTCTATTACTGCCGATCCAAATTCAGAGCACTTAAGCCTTGTAGCTCCTTCCATCAACTTCTCCAGATCATAGGTTACCGTTCTCTCTAAAATAGTCCTTTCCAAAGCCTTAACTACAATGTCTGCCGCCTCCTTCCAACCCATATACTCCAGCATCATTACCCCTGATAAAATAAGAGAGGTGGGATTAACCTTGTCCTGTCCGGCATACTTGGGGGCTGTTCCGTGTGTGGCCTCAAATAGGGCATAAGGAGCCCCTATATTTGCACCAGGTGCGATGCCTAATCCTCCTATCTGGGCAGCGAGGAGGTCAGATATATAGTCACCGTTTAAGTTTGGGAGCGCCAGGACATCGTATTCCTCAGGCCGAATCAAAACCTGTTGAAACATTGAATCTGCTATCCTGTCTTTAATGATTATTTTATCCTGAGGGTATTTTCCATGGTAATGTTCCAATAGCTGGTCTTCAGTAATGGTTTTATCTCCAAACTCTTCTCTGGCAACCTCGTAACCCCAGTCTTTAAATCCTCCTTCAGTGAATTTCATGATATTGCCTTTATGAACCAGGGTAACGCTTTTTCTCTTGTTTCCTATGGCATATCTTATCGCCATCCTCACCAGCCGTTTTGTCCCTGATATACTCATTGGCTTTATGCCGATACCAGAATCGTCTTTGATTTCTACATTCATTTGCCTCTTAAGGAAATCTATGACCTTTCTGCACTCGGGGGTATTCACCTGCCACTCAATACCGGAATAAACATCTTCCGTATTTTCCCTGAACACAATTATATCTATCTTCTCAGGGTGCTTAACAGGGCTTGGGATGCCAGGGAAATACCTTACAGGTCTGATACAGGCAAAGAGGTCCAGCTTTTGTCTGAGTGCAACATTAATACTCCTTATACCACCACCGACAGGGGTTGTAAGGGGCCCTTTTATGGCTATCACATGGGTTTCGATTGCCCTGACAGTATCTGCCGGCAACCATTCTCCATACCCTTCTCTTGCTTTCTCCCCGGCATAGACCTCATACCAGTGAATCTTTTTCCTCCCTCCATATGCCCTGGCAACAGCAGCCTCAAGTACCTTTGAAGAAGCAGCCCATATATCAGGCCCAACTCCATCCCCCTCAATAAAGGGAATTATAGGGTCATCCGGTACTTTGAGAGACCCGTCAGGGTTTACTGAAATCCTGCTCCCTTTCATTCCTCATCTTCTACTTTGGTTAGTTCTTCAAACCTTATGTCCACTCCAAGTACCCCCGCTATGTTATCCTTTTTATCTCTTATAGGGGCTGAAACGGTAAGACAGAGTGCCCTGGTAATATACGATTTATATAGATCCGTTATATATATCTTTCCATCTTTTAAAGGCCCGATAAACCATTCCCTGTTTGAGAAGTTCTCGTTCAAACCGAAAGACTCATATTTTGCTCTGTCCACTACCTGGGTTATATTCCTTGTAATCTTTCTCCCCTCCATATCAGTTACATAAACAAACTGGATAAAGGGGTTTTCCTCTACCAGCTTTTTCATCAAAGGTTCTTGTAACTCAGGTCTCATGGATCTCATCTCAGGAGCTTCTATAATATCCTCAATCAAATGGGCAGCGAGTTCATGAGCTCTAATCTTCAATCTGTCAAATTTAGAGACGAAGAATTCCGGCAAATATTTTCTAGCCTGTTTATCCATCTCTTCATGGGAAATACTTGTAACCCTTCCATTATCGTATTGGCCGATTACCCATTTATGCATCTTTGCGATCCCCGGATGTCGCTTATCAACCTTGTTATCTTCTTTCAGCCTCATATGTGTGTTAATCCAATGAGCAATACCTGCCGTACCTGATTTATCCGATATTGTTATCCCCGGAGGTCTGTTTAGAATCTTTGTAGTATCGAATATATTATATATCTCTTCATTTTTTAGGGCTCCATCAGCGTGAATTCCAGCTTGTGTTGTATTGAAATCCGACCCAACAAAAGGATAGTTTGCAGGGATATGTACACCAGTCTCCCTTTCAAGATATTTTGCAATCTCAGTAATGACAGGTGTGTCTATCCCGTTATTATGACCCTTTAAAGCGATATATTCAATTATAAGGCCTTCAATAGGCGGATTCCCTGTTCTTTCTCCAAACCCCAGCAGGGCTCCATTGGCTCCAGAACATCCGTATAACCATGCGGTCGTAGCGTTAATATGTACCTTGTGGAAATCGTTATGACCATGCCATTCCAGTAAACTTCCTGGGACACCTGCATCATCAATCATGGCACGGACGAGTTTGTCTACGCTCCTTGGTAAGGCGGCACCAGGATAGGTAACACCATAACCCATGGTATCACAGAGTCTTATCTTGATATCTATTTTGCTTTCTTCCCTGAGCTTCATCAGCTCTATCGCAAACGGGACACAAAATCCGTAAACATCTGCCCGGGTTATATCCTCAAAATGGCATCTGGGTATTATTCCCATATCAAGGGCATTGGAGACAACCCTTAGGTAATCGTCCATTGCCTCTTTTCTGGTTTTGTTAAACTTCAGGAATATATGATAATCAGAAACAGAGGTCAATATGCCTGTCTCTTTCAGATGCATCTCTTTCACAAGTTCCAAATCTCCCTTAGATGCCCTGATCCATCCTGTGATTTCTGGAAATTCAAACCCCATCTCCAAACATTTATTTAGAGCTTCTCTGTCTCTATTGCTGTACAGGAAGAACTCTGTTTGTCGTATGATCCCTTTAGGACCACCCAGCCTGTGTAACATTTCAAAGAGGTCTGCAACCTGTTTTGGAGAATAAGGAGGTCTTGCCTGCTGTCCATCCCGGAAAGTCGTATCAGTAATAAATATATCTTCAACAGGACAAATAGGTATTATCTTATTGTCAAACTCTATTCTGGATACTTCGTCATAAGGAAAGATTTCTCTGAACAGATTAGGTTCTGTTACATCTTCGATCTTGAATCTTGGAGGTATTTTCCTCTTATCCCAAATAGTCATTTAAGTCTTCCTTATTATCTCAGGTATTGTCAAAAGTAGGGGCGAATGGCCGTTCGTCCCTACTGGTATATTATTGGCAATATGTTTAACTTACCACATATTAAAATGCATTGCAAGAAAGTTGGTAGTTTAAATCCCTTATTCTGTAATTGCTGGTTTCTTTAGATAAAAAGATAACACCATACCTATTAGTGATATGCCTCCGGCTACCAGGAAGGGTATAGTAAAAGAATGGGTTATATCTGCCAGATAGCCCCCCAGAGCTGGGCCCAGAGCCTGTCCAATACCGAAGAAGAGAGTAATGAATCCCAGTCCTGCCGGTGCTAATCGAGGCCCCACATAATCACCTGCAGCCGCAGCCATGATGGTTGGAATACTCCATGCTGTAAGCCCAAACATGACTGCAGAGAGATAAAAACCGATTTCGATCTTTAACAGTCCATAGATAATATAGGAAAGACTAAGAATCAGATATGCCAGGGCTGCTCCACGATTGCGGCCGAGGTAATCTGATATGCTTCCCCATATTACCCCGCAAAAGACACTCAAGCCTCCAACCAGTGCCCATAGTGTGCCTGCCCATTCCTGTGAAAAACTCATCTCCTTGACCAGGTAGGCAGCAAAGAAAATCATATATATTATGTATGACAAACCATAAAAGAAGTAAACTATACCCAGATGCCAGATAGCCCCTACTTTGTAAATCTTTGCCCACTCAAAAGATGAAACACCTCCTTTCTCATCTGTACCAATTGGCGGCAACCCCTTTTCGTCGGGGTGACTGCGTACAAATAGAAAGACCACACCGGAAAGCAATAGCACGACACTGCCCAGGATATACCAGGAAAAACGCCAGCCATCAGGTCGATATGCAGTTAAAATAAGGGGAACTACCATGCCAGATATCAGGGTGCCTATTCCGATCCCACCTGAGATAACCCCTGTAGCAAAACCCCTTCTCTTTATTGTAAACCAGGCTGATCCGAGTGCCATAGCCGGAACATAAGCAGCACCATTGCCAATGCCGGTCAGAAGTCGCATGGCAAATGCGAAACCGAATGATTGGGCAAAGCCAGTCAGTATCATGGTACAACCCATCAGTATTAGTGCAATGGTAATCACAATTCGTGTCCCAAACCTGGCTGCCAAAAACCCACCGACAATAGCCATGGCTAGATAACCAATAAAATTGCCTGTACCCAGGAGTCCCAGTTGGGTATAGTCAAACTTGAGACCATCCTTCATCGCGGGTAAAATAATGGTATAGGCCATACGCCCAAACCCGTGAGCAGCAATGGTAGTAAAGAGTCCCATTAATATAACAATCCAGCCATAGTGAAGTTTCGTCTTTCTCATTTTGCTATCCCTTTGGTCATCCGGCTAATTGTACTTTTCAGGCAACCCTTTAATTCGTTTTTGCTCTGTTAGGATATCTAAGTTCGAAGTCTAACAGAATAAGGGAAACGGGTCAAATCTTTTCAGGTTGTTCTACAAATGAGGGATACAGAATAATATCGTCCCACTTTAGACTTTTGATCAAGTTTTTTTATAGAGATTTATAGAAAAAGGGGGGGTACCATGTCCCCTCCCTTTTCCAAACCTAAAAAGATTATCCCTTGCATTTTGATATTACTTGTTATATAAAAATTGGGTTTGCTTCATCTATGGTTGTGCTTACAAAGAAAAATTTTTAGTGGGAACTTAATTATAAGGATATACATATGAAGTATTGGCGGAAACCACTGGATTATGAAGATATTAAGATACCCAGGGGTAAGGTGTCTATTATTGAAGACCGCTGTAAGGGCTGTTCCTTCTGTGTGGAGTATTGTCCCCGGAACGTCCTGGAGATGTCCGAGCATTTTAATAAAAAGGGCTATCACCCCCCCTATGTTAAAAATCCGGAAGATTGCGTTAACTGCAATTTTTGTGAGGTGATATGCCCGGAGTTTGCCATATATGTTGAAAAACTGGAAGAATAAAGGAGATATAGGTTTTGAAAGGTACTGAACACTTCATTATGGGCGATGAGGCATGTGCGGAAGCCGCCATTGCCTGCGGATGCAGATTCTTTGCTGGTTATCCTATAACACCGGCTACAGAGATTGCTGAAAGGATGGCAAAAAGGCTACCCCAGGTTGGAGGCGTTTATATCCAGATGGAAGATGAGATGGCTTCCATGGCTGCTGTGCTGGGAGCATCATGGGGAGGACTCAAGTCCATGACATCCACTTCTGGGCCAGGATTTAGCCTCATGATGGAAAATATAGGTCTTGGTATCGTTATGGAGGTACCCTGTGTTGTGGTGAACGTTCAAAGGGCAGGACCATCAACAGGTCTCCCTACCCTATGTGCCCAGGGAGACATGATGCAGGCCAGATGGGGCTCTCACGGGCACTATGAGATAATTGCCCTGAGCGCCAGCTCACCACAGGAGCTATTCGATGTAACAATAAAGGCTTTCAATCTCTCCGAAAAATATCGCCTTCCGGTTTTGATAATGACCGATGAGGTAGTGGGACATATGGCAGAAAAGGTCATTATCCCACCGCCCAACCGGATTGAAATCTATCCCCGTCGGATAACGAAGCTCCCTCCGCAAGAATACCTGCCATACCTTCCTGATAAAGATATGGTCGCTCCTATGGTAGGAATCGGTGAAGGATACCACATACACTCTACAGGCTTAACACACGATAAAAAGGGATACCCTGTTATAACCGCTCCTGTTCAGAAGGAGATGATAGACAGGCTGGTCTATAAGATCCGAAACAATGTGGATGATATAGTTGAATATCAGGAAATTGAGACAGCAGATGCTGAAATAATCATTGTTGCCTATGGAATATCGGTACGACCTGCACTAAAGGCTTTAGAACTGGCAAGAGAGAAAGGAATCAAGTGCGGAATGTTGAAACTGACTACCATATGGCCATTTGCCGAGAAAAAGATTACAGAATTGGCCTCTCAGGTTAAAGGATTTGTTGTGCCTGAGATAAATTATGGCCAGATATCTCTGGAAGTGGAACGATGTTCGGCAGGCCATGCAAAAACTATTCTGGTAAGCCATGCAGGCGGAGCCATTTTTAATCCCAATGAAATCCTTGAGGCGGTTGATAAATTATGAAAAAACAGGGGGCTGAAGAGTTGAATGGAATGCCGGGAAGGCACCCTTTGAGTTCTCTCCTGCGAGAGGACAGGATGCCCCACATCTGGTGTCCTGGCTGTGATATCGGAACGGTATTTTCAAGCTGTCTTACTGCCATTCATGAATCAAAGATAGACTATAACAATTTTGCCATGGTATCTGGAATAGGTTGTACGGGAAGGGCTGCCGGGTATATCAAGCTCGATTCTTTTCACACCACCCATGGACGGGCAATACCCTTTGCCACCGGTCTTAAAATAGCCAAACCCAAAATGAAGATAATTGTCTTCAGCGGTGATGGAGACCTCTTTACCATAGGGGGAAATCATTTTATTCATGCCGCTCGCAGAAACATTGATTTGACAGTTATATGCGTCAATAATTTTACGTATGGGATGACAGGTGGACAGGTAGCCTCTACCACCCCCTTTAATTCCAGAACAAGTACAACCCCACAGGGAAACTTTGAAAAGCCATTTAACCTGCCCTATATGGCGGCTGCTGCTGGCGCTGTTTACATTTCCAGATGGACTACCCTGCACGTAAGACGTCTTACCAGCTCTATTATGGAGGCTTTTAATAAGAAAGGTTTCTCTTTTATCGAGGTAGTGTCATCGTGTCCTACCTCTTTTGGCAGAAAAAATAAACTGGGGTCACCCCTTGATATAATACAGCATTTTCACAAAATCAGTGTAATCAAGAACGGAATACATCCCAAGGATGCCAACCTGGACATAACCAAGGAAATTGTGGTTGGCAAATTTGTAGATATGGAAGCACCGACCTTCTTTGAGCTATTAGAAAAAATATACCCTCCTGAAACAGAGAAAGGGGCATGACTGTGACCGCAAAGATTTACCAAGAGATTATTATCAGTGGATTCGGAGGACAGGGCATCGTCCTGAATGGCAGTATACTGGGTAAGGCAGCGGCTATATATGACAAAATAAATGCTACTTTTGTGCAATCATATGGACCTGAAGCCAGAGGAGGTGCCTGTTCGGCACAGGTAATTGTCTCTGATACTGTTATCTCCTATCCTTATGTTCATGAGCCCATGATATTAATCGCCATGTCACAGGAAGGTTATGAAAGCAATATTGATTCCATTAAGGATGGAGGTATACTTTTAACAGATTCAGATTTAGTGAAGCAAAGGGATGTGGAAAAAAGATATCTATCATACTCCATTCCGTCCAACCGTATTGCTGAGAAGATGGGAAATAAAATGATGGCCAATATAGTGATGCTGGGATTCCTGGCATCCTTCTCCAATGTTGTTACTACCGAGTCTCTGAAGAAGGCGATTCTTGATTCTGTTCCAAAGGGAACTGAAGAGAAAAATTTAGAGGCATTTGAGGCTGGATATGAGTATGGAAGCAAAGAGAAGCAGGGGTAGATTTACATGACCACAGAAAGCTATGGCGCCCTGATAATAGGGAGTAAAATTGAATCTCTTAAGGCTGCCTATGATTTGGCAACCATCGGGCATAGGGTCCTTTTAATAGAAGAGGAAGAAAAACTACAGGCATCCCTCGAAGACACAGAGATACTACCTTCAGGGGTCAGATCATGGTATGCTATCCACCCCTTGCTTATGGCGGTACGTAACCACCCCCTTGTTGATATAGTCACACTATCAGTCGTTGATGAGATTCGGCACTCCAAAGAAGGGTTCTCTGCATTTATCCGCAATAAACCCTATTATATAGATACAGAACTATGTTGCTTTTGCGGCCGTTGCAGAGAAATATGTCCTGTAGAATTGCCCGGATCTTTAAAAAAGGCTGTAGATTGTATCTCGGAGAGAGGGATCCCCAGAACCTTTTTTATAGATAAACGCAAAAACCCACCATGTCAGAATGCCTGCCCACTTGGAATCAATATCCAGGGGTATGTGGCACTTATCGCCAGTGGGGAGTTCAGAG
This window contains:
- a CDS encoding DGQHR domain-containing protein → MKIPCLAFDQGGTKFWLCKVKFKEILGKAIVDQQSPKNPEGYQREAQKNRARKFGHFMRKGGTSPVNLFVNIRENNISEEDGYLNVPDNLNWWIVDGQHRFEGMKELADEFPMIREIDIPIALMNSEKEFEAKQFLIINKMQKGVKTDLAERIFLILEQKEGRENIATQDLPIDMWKSDAVRIIDYLADTPESPLYHLIKRPGEKGSMPLNQVSATSSLKPLVDVYKSYLRDEKQAAKGLMNMWSAIKTLCPEAFVTPKDYLILKTPGIFVLNKVFAKLLPTLWAAKNITGDMFLKLFSHENVSDYFECDFWHKDNSENGASRYGSSQKSYGIIYDLIWDSLKNVLDEIIPEKNTINI
- the trmFO gene encoding methylenetetrahydrofolate--tRNA-(uracil(54)-C(5))-methyltransferase (FADH(2)-oxidizing) TrmFO, with product MSSDKLIIIGGGLAGCEAAWQAAKRGVDVILYEMKPKVFSPAHVSEDLGELVCSNSLRSSSLENASGLLKEEMRRMDSLIIRAADETSVPAGSALAVDRQGFSRFITQVLEKMDNVEVIREEVFKIPEDILVIIATGPLTSETLGDEIKKLTGEDCLYFYDAIAPIVEADSINFDIVYRSSRYGKGGDDYINCPMTKEEYYKFIDALMEAEKVPTRDFEKMVPFEGCMPIEQAMERGKDTLLFGPMKPVGLINPGTGEIPYAVVQLRQDNSYGTLYNMVGFQTKLKWNEQKRIFRMIPGLEQAEFARLGSLHRNTFINSRKLLTASLQLKKKPSVFFAGQITGVEGYVESSAMGLLAGINASRLICKLPLISPPLTTTMGALVNYITETSDRDFQPMNINFGLLPPLGEKVKKGLRRGMIAERALADLEEWKRDLEK
- the mdh gene encoding malate dehydrogenase encodes the protein MARKKITIVGAGNVGATAAHWAAIKELGDIVLVDIVEGMPQGKALDLMEAAPMEGFDANIIGTNGYEETKNSDVVIITSGIARKPGMSREDLLKINADIIGSVTENVAKYSPNCIIIVVSNPLDTMTYLALKTSKFPKNRVMGQAGALDCTRFQSFIGMELNISVEDIRVMLLGGHGDDMVPLPRYSTINGIPITEFLSKEKIDKLVDRTKKGGGEIVALLKTGSAFYAPSLGAVTMAEAILKDKRRLIPSCAYLEGEYGLKDICFGVPTILGANGIEKIVELSLSDEEKAAVKKSAESVAKTVAEMKAMKGIS
- the icd gene encoding isocitrate dehydrogenase (NADP(+)); this encodes MKGSRISVNPDGSLKVPDDPIIPFIEGDGVGPDIWAASSKVLEAAVARAYGGRKKIHWYEVYAGEKAREGYGEWLPADTVRAIETHVIAIKGPLTTPVGGGIRSINVALRQKLDLFACIRPVRYFPGIPSPVKHPEKIDIIVFRENTEDVYSGIEWQVNTPECRKVIDFLKRQMNVEIKDDSGIGIKPMSISGTKRLVRMAIRYAIGNKRKSVTLVHKGNIMKFTEGGFKDWGYEVAREEFGDKTITEDQLLEHYHGKYPQDKIIIKDRIADSMFQQVLIRPEEYDVLALPNLNGDYISDLLAAQIGGLGIAPGANIGAPYALFEATHGTAPKYAGQDKVNPTSLILSGVMMLEYMGWKEAADIVVKALERTILERTVTYDLEKLMEGATRLKCSEFGSAVIENM
- a CDS encoding cache domain-containing protein; amino-acid sequence: MTIWDKRKIPPRFKIEDVTEPNLFREIFPYDEVSRIEFDNKIIPICPVEDIFITDTTFRDGQQARPPYSPKQVADLFEMLHRLGGPKGIIRQTEFFLYSNRDREALNKCLEMGFEFPEITGWIRASKGDLELVKEMHLKETGILTSVSDYHIFLKFNKTRKEAMDDYLRVVSNALDMGIIPRCHFEDITRADVYGFCVPFAIELMKLREESKIDIKIRLCDTMGYGVTYPGAALPRSVDKLVRAMIDDAGVPGSLLEWHGHNDFHKVHINATTAWLYGCSGANGALLGFGERTGNPPIEGLIIEYIALKGHNNGIDTPVITEIAKYLERETGVHIPANYPFVGSDFNTTQAGIHADGALKNEEIYNIFDTTKILNRPPGITISDKSGTAGIAHWINTHMRLKEDNKVDKRHPGIAKMHKWVIGQYDNGRVTSISHEEMDKQARKYLPEFFVSKFDRLKIRAHELAAHLIEDIIEAPEMRSMRPELQEPLMKKLVEENPFIQFVYVTDMEGRKITRNITQVVDRAKYESFGLNENFSNREWFIGPLKDGKIYITDLYKSYITRALCLTVSAPIRDKKDNIAGVLGVDIRFEELTKVEDEE